The Bemisia tabaci chromosome 5, PGI_BMITA_v3 genome includes a window with the following:
- the LOC109040702 gene encoding major royal jelly protein 1 — protein MNFLVVASFILYLISDGIVSSYNLNRNLRAKYEWSRIDFQWFDENQKADFIESRRYIQENIALNKMKIWNEEIFLTIPRWRPGVPATLVKINRISESAGNHVPQLVPYPSWAMQDIGYCFGFQNVENIEIDSEDRMWILDNGRVEQEDSNYCKPKLAIIDLRTNVIVREAIFEENFLSNSSILSDLVIDSANGSHTGYIIDTNSESPQFLVYDYHRGVIEKYPCEKLRPDPHASNLLIDNTPVNLPINTGTITVSIHDRLLYFSPVSSYHVYSIPLNLFTKPRDVSKSVKDLGRKLGQTADYVMDDKGNLFYGLLNRNVIVKWNQVKYPNFQIGKRIYYQHQLFLQYVNSLSIDYKGYLYILSTHLHKFMKNEMNLEQINFRIIKVYIGSRPYYFNSSLLRSRNCSTSLGKTPLWLSVISAIIFWTTQRLQT, from the coding sequence ATGAATTTTCTTGTGGTTGCTTCGTTTATACTTTATCTAATCAGTGATGGTATAGTTTCCAGTTACAATTTAAATCGAAATTTACGTGCAAAATATGAATGGAGCAGAATAGACTTCCAGTGGTTTGATGAGAATCAAAAGGCTGACTTCATTGAATCTCGAAGGTATATTCAAGAAAATATAGCGCTGAACAAGATGAAAATATGGAACGAGGAAATTTTTCTTACAATACCCCGTTGGAGACCTGGTGTTCCAGCAACTCTAGTAAAAATCAACCGTATATCTGAGAGTGCGGGCAACCATGTACCTCAACTAGTGCCATACCCTTCATGGGCAATGCAAGATATTGGTTACTGTTTTGGTTtccaaaatgttgaaaatattgagatagATAGCGAAGATAGAATGTGGATTCTGGACAATGGAAGGGTTGAGCAAGAGGATTCAAACTATTGTAAGCCAAAACTGGCAATTATTGACCTTCGGACAAATGTTATAGTACGTGAagcgatttttgaggaaaattttttatcaaattcgaGTATACTCAGTGACCTTGTCATAGACTCTGCGAATGGAAGTCACACAGGGTATATTATTGACACAAATTCAGAAAGtcctcaatttttagtttatgaTTATCATCGCGGTGTGATTGAGAAGTATCCTTGTGAGAAGCTTAGACCAGATCCACATGCTTCAAATTTACTCATTGATAACACACCAGTTAATCTGCCGATTAATACTGGAACAATAACTGTATCTATTCACGATAggcttctttatttttctccagTTTCCAGTTATCATGTCTATTCAATAcctttaaatttatttacaaaACCTAGAGATGTGAGTAAAAGTGTCAAAGATTTGGGCCGAAAGTTGGGCCAGACTGCAGACTATGTAATGGATGATAAGGGCAACCTATTTTACGGGTTACTAAATAGAAATGTTATTGTTAAATGGAATCAGGTAAAATATCCTAACTTTCAGATAGGAAAAAGAATTTACTATCAACATCAATTATTCCTTCAATATGTTAATTCTTTATCCATAGATTACAAAGGCTACCTGTATATTCTTTCAACTCATCTGCACAAATTTATGAAAAACGAGATGAATCTTGAGCAAATTAATTTTAGGATAATTAAAGTATACATAGGTTCGCGCCCTTACTATTTCAACAGTAGCCTACTGAGGAGCAGAAACTGTAGTACCTCACTGGGTAAAACCCCTTTATGGCTGAGTGTAATAAGCGCAATCATTTTTTGGACAACTCAAAGGCTTCAAACTTAA